From Armatimonadia bacterium:
AGGCTGGTCGGTGGAGCAACTGTCGGACAGCCGGCGGGGCAGTCGCAGCGGATGGTGGGGATTGGAGGCCGCCGCTGAGGCCTTCCTGGACGAGCTTGTCACCTGGCGCGAGATTGGGTACAACATGGCCGCGCGGCGTGAGGACTACGACCGCTACGAGTCTTTGCCGGAGTGGGCCCTGACGACGCTGGCCCGGCATGCTGACGACCCGCGACCCTACCTGTATGACCTGGAGGATCTTGTGGCCGCGCGGACGCACGACCCGCTGTGGAACGCCGCTCAGCGGCAGTTGGTGCGCGAAGGGCGGATCCACAACTACCTGCGGATGCTGTGGGGCAAGAAGATACTAGAGTGGTCGCCCAGTCCTCAGGAGGCGGTGGCAGCCATGGTCGAGCTGAACAACCGCTACGCCCTGGACGGTCGCGACCCCAACTCCTACTCGGGCATCTTCTGGTGCCTGGGACGCTACGATCGCGCCTGGGGACCCGAGAGGCCGATCTTCGGCAAGGTCCGCTATATGAGTTCAGAGAACACGGTCCGCAAGACACGCGTGCGCCGGTATCTTCAGCGGTATGGGTCGGAGGAGTGAGGGCCGTGACCGCTAACGATCTGCTCAATCTGGTGCTGTGCGTCGGTCTGTGCTTTCTTGCCGCAGCCATCGGCGGCTGGGTCACCGCCAGGTCCGTGCACGACTGGTACGCGACCCTGCAAAAGCCCGCGTGGAATCCACCCGGTTCCTGGTTCAGCCCGGTCTGGGTGGTTCTGTACACCCTCATGGGCCTGTCGCTGTGGCTGGTGTGGCGACAGGGAGGATTCGCGGCAGCACCCCTGGCCCTGACACTCTTCGCAGTGCAGTTGATCCTCAACGTGCTGTGGTCGTGGCTGTTCTTCGGGGCCCACAGGCCGGGCCTTGCCTTTGTCGAGATCGTCGTCCTCTGGATCGCCATTCTTGCCACCACCCTGACCTTCTGGCGGGTATCGGTCCTCGCCGGTGCCCTGCTGATCCCCTACCTCTTGTGGGTGACCTTCGCCGCCGCCCTGAATCTGGCCGTAGAGCGGCTGAACGCCTGAGTCCTCTCCGTGCGCCGTCGGCCTCCTCTGAACATACCTGCCACCTCGCAGGCAGGGGAAGCTCGCCTGCCGCGGGAATAGAGGTCCTGATGGGACTGGCGTGGGTACCCTTGCCTTGGAGCGGACACCAAGATGACCAAGCGTGAACGAGTCTGGACTGCCATGAACCGGGAAGAGCCCGACCGCGTCCCCAAGAGCGCCGGCTTCACTCCCGCGATCCAGAAGCTGTTTGAGGAGAAGACCGGCTGCAAGAACGCGGCCGAGTACTTCGACTACGATACCGCCGGTGTGGGCTTCCGGGGTCCTCGTGAGACGCCGGACTGGTCGGTCTGGTACCCCGACGGGCTCCCGGAGGGAACCAGCATCAGCGAGTACGGCACGGCGCACAAGCCCGGGACCTTCGAGCACTTCTGGCAGCTCGACTTCCCGATGAAGCGGGTCACCTCCGTCAGGGAGATGGAGCAGTTCCCGTGGCCCGACTTCACCCCGGCCTACCGTCACGAACACCTCGAGGCTGAGGTCGCACGCTTGCACGAGCAAGGCTGGTACGTGATCGGCGGCGTCGGGCACATCTGGGAGAATGCCTGGCAGATCACGAGCATGGAAAAGCTCATGATGGACTTCCTGGAGTGCCCGGACCAGGCGGCCTACGTCCTCGACCGCATCACCGAGGACCAGGTCTTCCGTGCCCGGCGCTACGCGGAGGCAGGCGTCGACCAGATTCTGTGCGGCGACGACGTCGCGATGCAGCACAAGATGATGATGAGCCCCAACACCTGGCGCGAGTGGCTCAAGCCGCGCTGGGCCAAGGTCTGGAAGGCTGCTCGCGAGGCCAAGCCCGACGTACAGATCTTCTACCACTCCGACGGCAACGTCTCCGACATCATCACGGACCTCATCGAGATTGGCCTGGACATCCTCAATCCCGTGCAGCCCGAGTGTGTCGACCCGCAGCAACTGAAGACCCAGTACGGCGATCGGCTTGCCTTCTGGGGCTGCGTCGGCAC
This genomic window contains:
- a CDS encoding TspO/MBR family protein; its protein translation is MTANDLLNLVLCVGLCFLAAAIGGWVTARSVHDWYATLQKPAWNPPGSWFSPVWVVLYTLMGLSLWLVWRQGGFAAAPLALTLFAVQLILNVLWSWLFFGAHRPGLAFVEIVVLWIAILATTLTFWRVSVLAGALLIPYLLWVTFAAALNLAVERLNA
- a CDS encoding uroporphyrinogen decarboxylase family protein translates to MTKRERVWTAMNREEPDRVPKSAGFTPAIQKLFEEKTGCKNAAEYFDYDTAGVGFRGPRETPDWSVWYPDGLPEGTSISEYGTAHKPGTFEHFWQLDFPMKRVTSVREMEQFPWPDFTPAYRHEHLEAEVARLHEQGWYVIGGVGHIWENAWQITSMEKLMMDFLECPDQAAYVLDRITEDQVFRARRYAEAGVDQILCGDDVAMQHKMMMSPNTWREWLKPRWAKVWKAAREAKPDVQIFYHSDGNVSDIITDLIEIGLDILNPVQPECVDPQQLKTQYGDRLAFWGCVGTQTTFPFGTPDDMHRTVKHLIETVGKGGGLFLAPTHVLEPDVPWDNILAFFEAVEAYGSYHH